From a region of the uncultured Desulfatiglans sp. genome:
- a CDS encoding putative CDP-diacylglycerol--glycerol-3-phosphate 3-phosphatidyltransferase (Evidence 3 : Putative function from multiple computational evidences), with protein sequence MTVPNLITSLRVILVPIFVIYLLDDRLTAALIVFVIAGVSDGVDGFIARAFNQKSQIGAFLDPLADKILLVAAFIALAARGFIPAWLTVVAISRDVLILLGVLILFITRHEVVMCPSVVSKITTFFQLLSIFVVLSDEKLHLRGLVGEPVFWVTAALTVASGLHYGRYWFRKMSEEETPRL encoded by the coding sequence ATGACGGTCCCGAATCTGATCACCAGCCTGCGGGTCATCCTGGTGCCGATCTTCGTCATTTACCTCCTGGACGACCGGCTGACCGCCGCCCTGATCGTCTTTGTCATCGCCGGTGTGAGCGATGGGGTCGACGGCTTCATCGCGCGCGCCTTCAATCAAAAAAGCCAGATCGGCGCCTTCCTCGATCCCCTTGCCGACAAGATCCTGCTGGTGGCGGCATTCATCGCCCTGGCGGCCCGCGGCTTCATCCCCGCGTGGCTCACGGTGGTTGCCATCAGCCGGGATGTGCTGATCCTCCTGGGGGTCCTCATCCTCTTCATCACCCGGCATGAAGTGGTCATGTGCCCGTCCGTGGTCAGCAAGATCACGACCTTTTTTCAGCTCCTCAGCATATTCGTGGTGCTCTCCGATGAAAAGCTCCACCTGCGGGGGTTGGTCGGTGAGCCGGTGTTCTGGGTGACGGCGGCGTTGACCGTCGCCTCCGGGCTTCATTACGGGCGTTACTGGTTCAGAAAAATGAGCGAGGA